In Amycolatopsis jiangsuensis, the following proteins share a genomic window:
- a CDS encoding SAV_6107 family HEPN domain-containing protein, which produces MSVSVVSPADRSPDRGQSQLPLSLRPPAPPAAAALLTQAKRGLDHAANERDPAERFIGAYLAALRGAAAVLAVRGRPRRGRGRPASGWVLLDAVAPELREWSAFFAANSETRAAAEAGITGRVTAESAAGLLRATGQFLELVRRVVHGLPMSGEAHVA; this is translated from the coding sequence ATGTCCGTTTCGGTCGTGTCCCCCGCGGATCGTTCCCCCGACCGCGGGCAGTCGCAGCTCCCGCTGTCGCTGCGCCCGCCGGCACCCCCGGCGGCCGCCGCCCTGCTCACCCAGGCCAAACGCGGTCTGGACCACGCGGCGAACGAGCGTGATCCGGCCGAGCGGTTCATCGGCGCCTACCTGGCGGCGTTGCGCGGGGCCGCGGCGGTGCTGGCAGTGCGCGGCCGCCCACGCCGCGGCCGGGGCCGTCCGGCCAGTGGCTGGGTGCTGCTCGACGCGGTGGCGCCCGAGCTGCGGGAGTGGTCGGCTTTCTTCGCCGCCAACTCCGAGACCCGGGCCGCCGCCGAGGCCGGTATCACCGGCCGCGTCACCGCCGAATCGGCCGCCGGCCTGCTGCGGGCCACCGGCCAGTTCCTCGAGCTCGTCCGCCGGGTCGTGCACGGGCTGCCGATGTCCGGCGAAGCCCATGTCGCGTGA